The Pelorhabdus rhamnosifermentans genome has a segment encoding these proteins:
- a CDS encoding MaoC/PaaZ C-terminal domain-containing protein, whose protein sequence is MSSSVPAVGDVIVHKEFPPITRHRLALYCGASGDHNPIHVDIDFAKAAGFPDVFAHGMLVMGYL, encoded by the coding sequence ATGAGCAGCAGCGTTCCCGCGGTCGGCGATGTCATCGTCCACAAGGAGTTTCCGCCGATCACCCGGCATCGCCTCGCGCTGTATTGCGGCGCTTCCGGCGACCACAACCCGATCCATGTCGACATCGACTTCGCCAAGGCGGCCGGGTTTCCCGACGTGTTCGCGCACGGCATGCTCGTGATGGGTTATCTCG